The following are encoded together in the Bacillus cereus group sp. RP43 genome:
- a CDS encoding VOC family protein: MEKKTMGIHHITAIVGHPQENVDFYAGVLGLRLVKQTVNFDDPGTYHLYFGNEGGKPGTIITFFPWAGAKQGVIGDGQVGVTSYVVPKGAMGFWEKRLEKFNISYTKMTRFGEKYLEFDDPHGLHLELVAREEGELNTWSFGEVTSEVAIKGFGGAVLLSAQPQKTAELLEHVMGLEKVGEEGEFMRFRSSAEIGNVIDLKIHSIGRGQMGVGTVHHIAWRASDDTDQLDWKEHVSRFGYGVTPVQDRNYFNAIYFREHGEILFEIATDPPGFAHDESLETMGEELKLPERYDQHRKQIEQGLLPIEVRELD, from the coding sequence ATGGAAAAGAAGACGATGGGAATTCACCATATTACAGCAATCGTAGGTCATCCACAAGAAAATGTAGATTTTTATGCAGGTGTATTAGGATTGCGTTTAGTAAAACAAACAGTGAATTTTGATGATCCAGGTACGTATCACCTTTACTTTGGAAATGAAGGAGGAAAACCAGGAACTATTATTACATTTTTCCCATGGGCAGGTGCAAAGCAAGGTGTTATTGGAGATGGTCAAGTAGGGGTAACTTCTTACGTTGTACCTAAAGGTGCTATGGGGTTTTGGGAAAAGAGATTGGAGAAATTCAATATTTCGTATACAAAAATGACTCGCTTTGGAGAAAAATATTTGGAATTTGATGATCCACATGGTTTGCATTTAGAGTTAGTTGCAAGAGAAGAAGGCGAGTTAAATACTTGGAGCTTTGGAGAAGTTACTTCAGAAGTAGCTATTAAAGGATTTGGTGGGGCGGTTCTTTTATCGGCACAACCTCAAAAAACTGCCGAATTGTTAGAACATGTAATGGGACTTGAAAAAGTTGGAGAAGAGGGAGAGTTTATGCGGTTCCGTTCTTCAGCTGAAATTGGAAATGTAATTGATTTAAAGATACATTCTATCGGACGTGGGCAAATGGGTGTTGGGACGGTTCATCATATTGCATGGAGAGCTAGCGATGATACCGATCAATTAGACTGGAAAGAGCATGTGTCCCGCTTTGGATATGGTGTAACTCCTGTACAAGACCGAAATTATTTTAACGCAATTTATTTTAGAGAACACGGCGAAATCTTATTTGAAATTGCAACAGACCCTCCTGGTTTCGCTCATGATGAATCATTAGAGACGATGGGTGAGGAATTAAAATTACCAGAGCGATATGATCAGCATAGAAAACAGATTGAACAAGGGTTATTACCAATTGAAGTAAGAGAATTAGACTAA
- a CDS encoding FMN-binding glutamate synthase family protein yields MSETLLVIISILLLLMLLLIAFFIITFFIKKRTHHSILKLHPYLGRMRYLLEKIGPEFRQYWFDHDTDGKPFSRYDFQSIMFLAKYRSEILGFGSKRDFDESGYYIANTLFPILTDELSVDLMQEREGKKYVIHKEGLFSRREKLTADTTNLWLYEDDDAIIVGENRKYPWKLHGMFGASATSYGAIGENYILASGFGAKMAGGSWINTGEGGVIPEHLHTGANIVAQIGPGLFGYRDEDGNFSMEKFMDKAKESNIKAFELKFGQGAKIRGGHLEGQKVNEKIASVRNVREGETINSPNRFSFLNNAADTLYFIQKLQKNGGKPVGMKIVIGQQEPLEDLLKTMSELNIYPDFITIDGSEGGSGATYKSMADSMGLPLIPALLTFIDTANYFGVRDKLKVFASGKLVTPDKVAIALAIGADAVNSARGFMMASGCIMALQCNSGQCPSGVATTNPHYQKALDPYEKKWRVMNYIVSMRYSLFSLAAAAGVKSPRHLTREHIVFKDEVGRVVPLSELFPIVNKR; encoded by the coding sequence ATGAGTGAAACGCTACTCGTTATTATTAGTATATTGCTCTTATTGATGTTACTTTTAATCGCCTTTTTTATCATTACATTTTTTATAAAAAAACGGACGCATCATTCTATATTAAAACTGCATCCATACTTAGGGAGAATGCGCTATCTACTTGAAAAAATAGGGCCGGAGTTTCGGCAATATTGGTTTGATCACGATACTGACGGAAAACCATTCTCACGCTATGATTTTCAAAGTATTATGTTTTTAGCGAAGTATCGTTCTGAAATACTTGGTTTTGGATCAAAACGAGATTTTGATGAATCTGGTTATTATATTGCTAATACACTGTTTCCGATATTGACGGATGAATTAAGTGTGGATCTCATGCAAGAACGTGAGGGGAAAAAGTATGTGATCCATAAAGAAGGGTTATTTTCAAGAAGAGAGAAATTGACAGCGGATACAACGAATCTTTGGTTATATGAAGATGACGATGCAATTATAGTTGGTGAAAATCGTAAATATCCATGGAAACTACATGGAATGTTTGGAGCATCAGCGACATCTTACGGTGCGATTGGAGAAAATTATATTTTAGCGAGCGGTTTTGGTGCGAAAATGGCAGGTGGATCGTGGATTAATACTGGAGAAGGGGGCGTAATTCCAGAACATTTACATACAGGAGCGAATATCGTTGCGCAAATTGGTCCAGGGTTATTCGGATACCGTGATGAAGACGGGAATTTTTCAATGGAGAAATTTATGGATAAAGCGAAAGAAAGTAATATTAAGGCGTTCGAATTGAAATTTGGGCAAGGTGCTAAAATACGTGGTGGTCATCTAGAGGGACAAAAAGTAAATGAGAAAATTGCTTCTGTTCGGAACGTACGAGAAGGGGAGACGATTAATTCACCGAATCGATTTTCATTTTTAAATAATGCAGCGGATACACTTTACTTTATTCAAAAATTGCAAAAAAACGGTGGCAAGCCAGTCGGGATGAAAATCGTAATTGGACAGCAGGAGCCTTTGGAAGATTTATTAAAAACAATGAGTGAATTAAATATTTATCCAGATTTTATTACAATTGATGGTTCAGAAGGTGGATCGGGTGCCACGTATAAATCGATGGCAGATAGTATGGGGCTTCCGCTTATACCGGCATTACTTACATTTATTGATACAGCAAATTATTTTGGTGTCCGGGATAAATTAAAGGTGTTTGCCTCTGGGAAATTAGTCACACCAGATAAAGTGGCGATTGCTTTAGCTATCGGTGCAGATGCCGTAAATTCGGCACGCGGATTTATGATGGCGAGTGGTTGTATTATGGCACTTCAATGTAATTCAGGGCAATGTCCATCTGGAGTTGCAACTACGAATCCACACTACCAAAAAGCATTAGATCCGTATGAGAAAAAATGGCGAGTAATGAATTACATTGTTAGTATGAGATATAGTTTGTTTTCATTAGCGGCAGCAGCAGGGGTAAAGAGCCCGCGCCATTTAACAAGAGAACATATTGTATTTAAAGATGAGGTGGGAAGGGTAGTCCCTCTTTCGGAATTGTTTCCTATAGTAAATAAAAGATAA
- a CDS encoding dienelactone hydrolase family protein: MKHVFQKGKDESKSTLLLLHGTGGNELDLLPLAERIDPKASVLSVRGNVLENGMPRFFRRLAEGIFDEEDLVFRTKELNEFLNEAAKTYEFDRDNIVAVGYSNGANIAASLLFHYENALKGAILHHPMVPRRGMELPNLVEKAVFIAAGTNDPICSPSESEELKVLLENANANVTMHWENRGHQLTMNEVEKATEWYEKMFSHA; the protein is encoded by the coding sequence ATGAAACATGTTTTTCAAAAAGGAAAAGATGAGTCAAAATCAACACTATTATTGCTTCATGGTACAGGAGGAAATGAATTAGATTTATTACCGCTTGCAGAAAGAATTGATCCAAAAGCTTCTGTATTAAGTGTTCGTGGAAATGTATTAGAAAATGGGATGCCTCGTTTCTTCCGCCGATTAGCAGAGGGTATTTTTGATGAAGAGGATCTTGTTTTCCGTACGAAGGAATTAAATGAATTTTTAAATGAAGCAGCAAAAACATATGAATTTGATAGAGATAATATCGTAGCTGTTGGGTATTCAAATGGAGCAAATATTGCAGCGAGTTTATTATTCCATTATGAAAATGCATTAAAAGGTGCCATTCTTCATCATCCAATGGTCCCAAGAAGAGGGATGGAACTTCCTAATTTAGTAGAGAAAGCAGTGTTTATTGCTGCTGGAACAAATGATCCAATTTGTTCACCTTCTGAGTCAGAGGAATTGAAGGTGCTATTAGAAAATGCAAATGCTAATGTAACAATGCATTGGGAAAATAGAGGACATCAATTAACGATGAATGAAGTAGAGAAGGCAACAGAATGGTATGAAAAAATGTTTTCACATGCATAA
- the hutU gene encoding urocanate hydratase — protein sequence MEKVQQTIRAARGTELQTKGWVQEAALRMLMNNLDPEVAEKPEELVVYGGIGRAARNWESYHAIVDSLKTLESDETLLVQSGKPVAIFKSHEDAPRVLLANSNLVPKWANWDHFRELEKKGLMMYGQMTAGSWIYIGTQGILQGTYETFGEAARQHFDGSLKGTVTLTAGLGGMGGAQPLAVTMNGGVVIAIDVDKRSIDRRIEKRYCDLYTESLEEALTIANEYKEKKEPISIGLLGNAAEILPELVKRNITPDLVTDQTSAHDPLNGYIPVGYTLEEAAKLREEDPERYVQLSKESMKKHVEAMLAMQEKGAITFDYGNNIRQVAFDEGLKNAFDFPGFVPAFIRPLFCEGKGPFRWVALSGDPEDIYKTDEVILREFADNEHLCNWIRMARQQVEFQGLPSRICWLGYGERAKFGRIINEMVANGELSAPIVIGRDHLDCGSVASPNRETESMKDGSDAVADWPILNALINSVNGASWVSVHHGGGVGMGYSLHAGMVIVADGTEAAAKRIERVLTSDPGMGVVRHVDAGYDLAVQTAKEKGVNIPMMK from the coding sequence ATGGAAAAAGTACAACAAACAATTCGTGCGGCAAGAGGTACTGAGTTACAAACGAAAGGATGGGTTCAAGAAGCTGCACTTCGAATGTTAATGAACAATTTAGACCCTGAAGTAGCTGAAAAACCAGAAGAATTAGTTGTATACGGCGGAATTGGTCGTGCAGCTCGTAACTGGGAAAGCTACCATGCAATTGTTGATTCATTAAAAACGTTAGAAAGCGACGAAACGTTACTTGTTCAATCAGGAAAACCAGTTGCAATTTTTAAATCACATGAAGATGCGCCTCGCGTTCTTTTAGCAAACTCAAACTTAGTACCAAAATGGGCGAACTGGGATCACTTCCGTGAACTAGAGAAAAAAGGTCTTATGATGTACGGACAAATGACAGCAGGTAGCTGGATTTACATTGGAACACAAGGGATTTTACAAGGAACATATGAAACATTTGGTGAAGCGGCACGTCAACATTTCGATGGTTCATTAAAAGGTACAGTAACACTTACTGCTGGTTTAGGTGGTATGGGTGGTGCACAACCGCTTGCTGTAACGATGAACGGCGGTGTTGTAATTGCTATTGATGTAGATAAGCGTAGTATCGATCGTCGTATTGAAAAGAGATATTGTGATCTGTATACAGAGTCTTTAGAAGAAGCGTTAACTATTGCGAACGAGTATAAAGAGAAGAAAGAACCGATTTCAATTGGATTGCTAGGAAATGCGGCAGAGATTTTACCAGAGCTAGTGAAGCGTAATATTACGCCAGATTTAGTTACGGATCAAACATCTGCTCATGATCCATTAAACGGTTATATTCCAGTAGGTTACACGTTAGAAGAAGCAGCGAAGCTTCGTGAAGAAGATCCAGAACGTTACGTACAATTATCAAAAGAAAGTATGAAAAAACATGTAGAAGCAATGCTTGCAATGCAAGAAAAAGGCGCGATTACATTTGATTACGGAAATAACATTCGCCAAGTTGCTTTCGATGAAGGATTAAAAAATGCTTTCGATTTCCCAGGATTCGTTCCAGCATTTATCCGTCCATTATTCTGTGAAGGAAAAGGACCATTCCGCTGGGTAGCACTTTCTGGTGATCCAGAAGATATTTATAAAACAGACGAAGTTATTTTACGCGAGTTCGCGGATAATGAACATTTATGTAATTGGATTCGTATGGCACGCCAGCAAGTTGAGTTCCAAGGTCTTCCATCACGTATTTGTTGGCTTGGTTATGGCGAGCGTGCAAAATTTGGCCGCATTATTAATGAAATGGTGGCTAATGGGGAATTATCAGCACCGATCGTTATCGGCCGTGACCATTTAGATTGTGGATCAGTGGCATCTCCAAACCGTGAAACAGAATCTATGAAAGACGGTAGTGATGCAGTAGCAGACTGGCCAATTTTAAATGCATTAATTAACAGTGTAAACGGTGCAAGCTGGGTATCTGTTCACCACGGTGGTGGCGTTGGTATGGGTTATTCACTTCACGCCGGAATGGTTATCGTTGCAGATGGAACAGAAGCAGCAGCAAAACGTATTGAGCGCGTATTAACTTCTGACCCTGGTATGGGTGTTGTTCGTCACGTTGATGCAGGCTATGACTTAGCGGTTCAAACTGCGAAAGAAAAAGGCGTTAACATTCCAATGATGAAATAA
- a CDS encoding alkene reductase codes for MTSSNNKAASIYEGTNINAWGSFENIEETKLFHPIQVGSWSLRNRIAMAPMTRCFANNETEVVGADVVEYYRKRAADGVGLIITEGIVISPRAKGNPGVPGIYTQAQVDSWKPVTEAVHKEGGTIIAQIWHVGRMSHHEIIGGQMPQAPSAIAAEGNVPRFRKPFDTPEAMTIEEIKEVVGQYAQAAKNAIEAGFDGVEIHGAHGYLIDQFTYEFANKRTDKYGGDLKQRLTFMKEVTEAVIEAVGANKTLLRFSAFKGDNPVYMWENPELAIETFVNMFKEVGLTMIHPSTMNYTAVIADGKNFHQLVRKYWDGTIVGVGNLNPKEAEEALQEGTIDVAAFGRPLIANPDFVHRIKNAESLVEYDAKEHLATLI; via the coding sequence ATGACAAGTTCAAATAATAAAGCAGCAAGTATTTATGAAGGAACAAATATAAACGCTTGGGGGTCTTTTGAAAATATTGAAGAAACGAAATTATTCCATCCGATTCAAGTTGGATCTTGGTCTCTTCGTAATCGCATAGCGATGGCACCGATGACGAGATGTTTTGCAAATAATGAGACTGAAGTCGTTGGTGCTGACGTAGTCGAATATTACCGAAAACGTGCTGCTGATGGAGTTGGATTAATTATTACAGAAGGAATTGTTATTAGTCCAAGAGCAAAAGGGAATCCAGGAGTTCCAGGTATTTATACACAAGCGCAAGTCGATTCTTGGAAACCTGTTACAGAGGCGGTACATAAAGAAGGCGGAACGATTATCGCTCAAATATGGCATGTTGGACGTATGAGTCATCATGAAATAATTGGTGGTCAAATGCCGCAAGCACCGTCAGCAATTGCTGCGGAAGGGAATGTTCCGCGTTTTCGTAAACCATTTGATACACCAGAAGCAATGACAATAGAAGAAATAAAAGAAGTTGTTGGTCAATATGCACAAGCTGCAAAAAACGCAATTGAAGCTGGGTTTGATGGAGTAGAAATTCACGGTGCACACGGATATTTAATTGATCAATTTACTTATGAGTTTGCGAATAAGCGAACTGATAAATACGGCGGTGACTTGAAGCAAAGGTTAACATTTATGAAAGAAGTAACGGAGGCTGTAATTGAAGCAGTTGGAGCTAATAAAACGCTGCTTCGCTTCTCTGCCTTTAAAGGTGATAACCCTGTCTATATGTGGGAAAACCCAGAACTTGCGATTGAAACTTTTGTAAATATGTTCAAAGAAGTTGGATTAACGATGATTCACCCTTCAACGATGAATTATACGGCAGTTATTGCTGACGGAAAGAATTTTCATCAATTAGTAAGAAAATATTGGGATGGTACTATCGTAGGAGTAGGGAATTTGAATCCGAAAGAGGCAGAAGAAGCATTGCAAGAAGGAACAATTGATGTAGCGGCGTTCGGAAGACCATTAATTGCGAACCCAGATTTTGTTCATCGAATTAAAAATGCTGAAAGTTTAGTTGAATATGACGCGAAAGAGCATCTTGCTACACTAATTTGA
- the hutI gene encoding imidazolonepropionase, producing MLDTLLINIGQLLTMDQEDGLLRREAMNTLPVIENGAVGIENGVITFVGTAEEAKGLQAKEVIDCGGKMVSPGLVDPHTHLVFGGSRENEIALKLQGVPYLEILEQGGGILSTVNATKQASKEELVQKAKFHLDRMLSFGVTTVEAKSGYGLDDETEWKQLEATAQLQKEHPIDLVSTFLGAHAVPKEYKGRSKEFLQWMLDLLPEMKEKQLAEFVDIFCETGVFSVEESKEFLLKAKELGFDVKIHADEIDPLGGAEAAAEIGAASADHLVGASDKGIEMLANSNTVATLLPGTTFYLNKESFARGRKMIDEGVAVALATDFNPGSCPTENIQLIMSIAMLKLKMTPEEVWNAVTVNSAHAINRGDVAGKIRVGRKADLVLWDAYNYAYVPYHYGVSHVNTVWKSGNIAYTRGEQSWSTATI from the coding sequence ATGCTGGACACTTTACTAATAAATATCGGTCAATTACTAACAATGGATCAAGAAGATGGCTTGTTAAGACGGGAAGCGATGAACACGCTTCCTGTTATTGAAAACGGTGCCGTTGGAATCGAAAACGGTGTGATTACTTTCGTTGGAACAGCAGAAGAAGCAAAAGGATTACAAGCGAAAGAGGTTATTGATTGCGGCGGGAAAATGGTTTCGCCTGGTCTTGTTGACCCGCATACTCATCTTGTATTTGGTGGATCTCGTGAAAATGAAATCGCGCTGAAATTACAAGGAGTTCCGTACTTGGAAATTTTAGAACAAGGCGGAGGTATTCTTTCAACTGTAAATGCAACGAAACAAGCATCGAAAGAAGAACTTGTTCAAAAAGCTAAATTTCATTTAGACCGTATGCTATCTTTCGGTGTAACAACCGTAGAAGCGAAGAGTGGTTACGGATTAGATGATGAGACGGAATGGAAACAATTAGAGGCAACTGCACAATTACAAAAAGAGCATCCAATTGATTTAGTTTCAACATTTTTAGGTGCTCATGCAGTTCCGAAAGAGTATAAAGGAAGATCGAAAGAATTTTTACAATGGATGCTAGATCTATTACCAGAAATGAAAGAGAAGCAATTAGCTGAGTTCGTTGATATTTTCTGTGAAACAGGTGTGTTCTCTGTAGAAGAATCAAAAGAATTTTTATTAAAAGCGAAAGAGCTTGGCTTTGATGTGAAAATTCATGCAGATGAAATCGACCCTCTTGGTGGTGCGGAAGCAGCGGCTGAAATTGGCGCAGCATCAGCAGATCATTTAGTTGGCGCTTCTGATAAAGGAATTGAAATGCTTGCGAATTCTAATACAGTTGCAACTTTATTACCAGGAACAACTTTCTATTTGAATAAAGAAAGTTTCGCACGTGGCCGTAAAATGATCGATGAAGGTGTTGCGGTTGCTTTAGCTACAGACTTTAACCCAGGTAGCTGTCCAACTGAAAACATTCAGCTTATTATGAGCATTGCGATGCTGAAACTAAAAATGACACCAGAAGAAGTTTGGAATGCGGTAACAGTTAACTCTGCTCACGCAATTAATCGTGGTGATGTAGCTGGGAAAATTAGAGTTGGTCGTAAGGCAGATTTAGTTTTATGGGATGCTTATAATTATGCTTACGTGCCGTACCATTACGGCGTAAGTCATGTAAATACAGTATGGAAGAGCGGTAATATCGCATATACAAGAGGTGAACAATCGTGGAGCACGGCCACTATTTAA
- the hutG gene encoding formimidoylglutamase, with translation MEHGHYLKRNAKFIDREVTKWSEMIKDWEEGVEIFGAALIGAPLSKPSISHSGACFAPKTIRSMLDAYSTYAITEEHDMKESVLHDCGDITMHVTDIKESHNRIAKTVGHLTKVNPKMIPIVLGGDHSISFPSITGFANSKGNVGIIQFDAHHDLRNLDDGGPSNGTPFRSLLENDVITGKQLVQIGIRNFSNARAYHEYAKEHGVTVYTMKDVREREIKDLISESIEVLRKQGVTSIYISLDMDVLDQAFAPGCPAIGPGGMDSTTLLDAIEFLGKEPLVQGMDIVEIDPTLDFRDMTSRVAAQVIMSFLLARETIRKQVSI, from the coding sequence GTGGAGCACGGCCACTATTTAAAGAGAAATGCAAAATTTATCGATCGTGAAGTAACGAAATGGAGTGAGATGATTAAAGATTGGGAGGAAGGCGTAGAAATATTCGGTGCAGCCTTAATTGGTGCACCTCTTTCTAAACCATCTATTAGTCATTCAGGAGCATGTTTTGCACCAAAAACAATTCGTTCAATGTTAGATGCATATAGCACGTACGCAATTACAGAAGAACACGATATGAAAGAAAGTGTTCTTCATGATTGCGGTGATATTACGATGCATGTAACAGATATAAAAGAGAGTCATAACCGAATTGCGAAAACAGTTGGTCACTTGACGAAAGTAAATCCGAAAATGATACCAATCGTTCTTGGTGGTGACCACTCGATTAGTTTTCCAAGTATAACCGGTTTTGCAAATAGTAAAGGGAATGTCGGTATTATTCAATTTGATGCTCATCATGATTTACGTAATTTAGATGATGGTGGTCCGTCAAATGGTACACCGTTCCGTAGTTTGCTAGAAAATGATGTGATTACAGGAAAACAACTCGTTCAAATTGGGATTCGTAATTTTTCAAATGCACGAGCGTACCATGAATATGCAAAAGAGCATGGCGTGACAGTGTATACAATGAAAGATGTAAGAGAGCGAGAAATAAAAGATCTTATTTCAGAAAGTATTGAAGTATTAAGAAAACAAGGTGTGACTTCTATTTATATTTCTCTTGATATGGACGTACTAGACCAAGCGTTTGCGCCAGGCTGTCCAGCAATTGGCCCTGGTGGAATGGATAGTACAACTTTACTTGATGCAATTGAATTCCTTGGTAAAGAGCCACTCGTTCAAGGGATGGATATAGTAGAAATTGATCCAACTCTTGATTTTAGGGATATGACAAGTAGAGTAGCTGCGCAAGTGATTATGAGTTTTCTTTTAGCGCGAGAAACGATTAGAAAACAGGTTAGTATATAA
- a CDS encoding CarD family transcriptional regulator, with protein sequence MFQIGDNIVYPMHGAGIIKAIEEKEISGEKQQYYVIKMSASNMEVMIPMGKILNSNIRPVTNLKALTHIIDVFQHGESDRLLTWKQRYKLNTDKIKTGKIQEGAEVVRDLLRMQKEKALNASEKKMLDNAHEFLISELGLIEGITENQIKSFC encoded by the coding sequence TTGTTTCAAATTGGCGATAACATTGTTTATCCAATGCACGGAGCAGGTATAATTAAAGCCATAGAAGAAAAGGAAATTTCAGGGGAAAAACAACAGTATTATGTTATAAAAATGTCGGCTAGTAATATGGAAGTAATGATTCCTATGGGGAAAATATTGAATTCAAATATACGACCAGTTACAAATCTAAAGGCATTAACACACATAATAGATGTTTTTCAACATGGAGAATCAGATAGATTACTTACGTGGAAACAAAGGTATAAATTGAACACTGATAAAATAAAAACGGGTAAAATACAAGAAGGTGCTGAAGTTGTACGTGATTTATTACGTATGCAGAAAGAAAAAGCACTTAATGCAAGCGAAAAGAAAATGTTAGATAACGCACATGAATTTTTGATTAGTGAACTGGGATTAATTGAGGGTATCACAGAAAATCAAATAAAAAGCTTTTGTTAA
- a CDS encoding phosphotransferase, translating to MSNYENEEMLTGGNVSNVYRSEDTVRRELKQGSTKIHKLLNHLENKGFSYAPKFLGIDDKDREILSFIEGEAGNYPLKEYMWSNDVLKEIAKMLRLYHDAVSDFPLSDDWKPMDNTPNKIEVVCHNDFAIYNIIFNNEKPVGIIDFDVAGPGPRLWDIAYTLYTCVPLSRVYYKETGEAVYYSSLQHAERIKKRVKLFFESYGGVMEEDYLEMVLLRLEGLCKYMKRKAKEGDMNFKKMIDEGHLDHYENDIKFIREHGREWM from the coding sequence ATGTCAAACTACGAAAATGAAGAAATGCTAACGGGAGGGAATGTCTCAAACGTATATCGTTCGGAAGATACTGTTCGACGAGAATTAAAGCAAGGCAGTACCAAAATTCATAAGCTATTAAATCATTTGGAAAACAAAGGTTTTAGTTATGCACCAAAGTTTTTAGGTATTGATGATAAAGATAGAGAGATATTATCATTTATTGAAGGAGAAGCTGGTAATTATCCTTTAAAAGAGTACATGTGGTCTAATGATGTTTTAAAAGAAATAGCGAAGATGCTCCGTCTTTATCATGATGCTGTGAGTGATTTCCCGTTATCAGATGATTGGAAACCGATGGATAATACTCCAAATAAAATAGAGGTTGTATGCCATAATGATTTTGCAATATACAACATTATTTTTAATAACGAAAAACCAGTAGGTATTATTGATTTTGATGTTGCTGGTCCTGGACCAAGACTTTGGGATATAGCATATACTCTTTACACTTGTGTCCCATTAAGTAGAGTTTATTATAAGGAAACAGGTGAGGCAGTTTATTATAGTTCATTACAGCATGCGGAACGTATAAAGAAAAGGGTTAAATTGTTTTTTGAATCTTACGGTGGGGTTATGGAAGAAGATTATCTGGAAATGGTATTGCTACGATTAGAAGGGTTATGTAAATATATGAAAAGAAAAGCAAAAGAAGGCGATATGAACTTCAAAAAAATGATAGATGAAGGACACCTTGACCATTATGAAAACGATATTAAATTCATTCGTGAACATGGAAGAGAATGGATGTAA